The following are encoded together in the Campylobacter devanensis genome:
- the argC gene encoding N-acetyl-gamma-glutamyl-phosphate reductase: protein MKINVGIVGISGYTGLELVKMIVAHPNFKLCYAGASSSGNLAQSFTSLKGVIDMPIEAANTDEIKARCDLVFLALPHSEGMKIAKELRKSDIKIVDLSADYRVSLENYEKKYCAHLDKDGLKDAVYGLVEMNRDRIKKSNLVANPGCYPTCSLLGLLPFANMLDPKFGVMIDAKSGLSGAGKSLKSSSHFISVNENMNAYSPLTHRHSDEIKEHLNLAHNTNIDVMFVPHLIPLSRGMLVSSYGVLKPEFKDIDPISVLENFYKDEKFIRIRREPVSIKDVAGTHFCDIFAINNGGKIWINSSIDNLLRGASSQALANANLMLGIDEAVALPIIGNSI, encoded by the coding sequence ATGAAAATAAATGTAGGGATAGTTGGAATTAGTGGTTATACGGGGCTTGAATTAGTTAAAATGATAGTGGCTCATCCAAATTTTAAGCTTTGCTATGCGGGGGCTAGTAGTAGTGGGAATTTGGCTCAAAGCTTTACTAGTTTAAAAGGCGTTATTGATATGCCAATCGAAGCAGCAAATACCGATGAAATCAAGGCTAGATGTGATTTAGTATTTTTGGCTTTGCCACATAGCGAAGGAATGAAAATCGCTAAAGAGCTAAGAAAAAGCGATATAAAAATCGTAGATTTATCGGCTGATTATCGTGTGAGCTTAGAAAATTATGAGAAGAAATATTGCGCTCATTTGGATAAAGATGGATTAAAAGATGCCGTTTATGGGTTAGTGGAGATGAATAGAGATAGGATTAAAAAGTCAAATTTAGTAGCTAATCCGGGGTGCTATCCTACTTGTTCGCTTTTGGGTTTGTTGCCTTTTGCCAATATGCTAGATCCTAAATTTGGTGTTATGATCGATGCTAAAAGCGGATTAAGCGGAGCTGGAAAGAGCCTAAAATCTAGTAGCCACTTCATAAGCGTAAATGAGAATATGAATGCCTATTCGCCACTTACTCACAGGCATAGCGATGAGATTAAAGAGCATCTGAATTTAGCTCATAATACCAATATTGATGTAATGTTTGTGCCACATTTAATCCCGCTTAGTCGTGGAATGCTAGTTAGTAGCTATGGGGTTTTAAAGCCTGAATTTAAGGATATTGACCCAATAAGCGTTTTAGAAAATTTTTATAAAGATGAGAAATTTATACGCATTAGGCGTGAGCCAGTTAGTATCAAAGATGTCGCTGGGACGCATTTTTGCGATATTTTTGCGATAAATAATGGGGGCAAGATTTGGATAAATTCTAGCATAGATAATCTTCTTCGTGGCGCTTCATCTCAAGCTTTAGCAAATGCGAATTTAATGCTCGGGATAGATGAGGCGGTGGCTTTGCCGATTATTGGGAATTCTATATGA
- a CDS encoding UDP-2,3-diacylglucosamine diphosphatase yields the protein MRILDGAILIADAHENAKRSQFLKLIKSFNNGALPLPPQIFLVGDIFDFLSSTSYTQIFYKEWIEELNLLAKKSEIHYFEGNHDFNLSSVFKGITIYPISSQPAIFTLDDKRVAIAHGDIFLGFFTQNILKFLRNNRFLKLMDFIDKSLNHKISKWILSTQKDKNLSYKIPNFKELISQKIANYQGDIVIEGHYHQGVRFEINSKDYINLPCFASERSYFIVEYADEIKFQLIRSPNV from the coding sequence ATGAGAATTTTAGATGGGGCGATTCTTATAGCTGATGCACATGAAAACGCTAAAAGATCTCAATTCTTAAAACTTATTAAAAGCTTCAATAATGGCGCTTTGCCGCTGCCACCACAGATATTTTTGGTTGGTGATATATTTGATTTTCTTAGCTCCACTAGCTATACTCAAATATTTTATAAAGAGTGGATTGAAGAGCTAAATTTGCTTGCTAAAAAGAGTGAAATTCACTATTTTGAAGGCAATCATGATTTTAATCTTAGCTCTGTTTTTAAGGGTATTACAATCTATCCTATCTCATCTCAACCAGCTATTTTTACCCTTGATGATAAGCGTGTAGCAATAGCTCACGGCGATATATTTTTGGGATTTTTTACACAAAATATACTTAAATTTCTTAGAAATAATAGGTTTTTAAAATTGATGGATTTTATAGATAAGAGTTTAAATCACAAGATATCTAAGTGGATTTTATCTACTCAAAAAGATAAGAATTTATCCTATAAAATACCAAATTTCAAAGAGCTAATAAGTCAAAAAATCGCTAATTACCAAGGTGATATTGTAATTGAAGGACACTATCATCAAGGGGTTAGATTTGAGATAAATTCAAAAGATTATATAAATTTACCTTGTTTTGCGTCTGAGCGTAGTTATTTTATTGTAGAATACGCCGATGAAATTAAATTTCAACTTATAAGGAGCCCAAATGTTTGA
- a CDS encoding chemotaxis protein gives MFDDNILKTGSNEMELVDFRILKKGKDTVYEGIYGVNVAKVKEIIKMPNLTELPGTPDYIEGIFDLRGVVIPVISLAKWMQIEEPKEAFVKPRVIIAEFSNIFIGFIVHEAKRIRRINWKDIEPANFAGSAGTGTLDRSKITGVTRIENDDVLLILDLESIVEELGIYQPKMEVEVNEIHKFSGVALILDDSLTARRLVSDALTKMGLRVVEAKDGVEGLEKLEDLYSMYKNDLEQNLRVIISDVEMPQMDGFHFAANVKDDKRFANIPIIFNSSLSNEFSELHGKDAGGDVFLTKFNATEFYAAVSKVIESRKKYIS, from the coding sequence ATGTTTGATGATAATATCTTAAAAACGGGTTCGAATGAGATGGAGCTTGTTGATTTTCGCATCTTAAAAAAGGGCAAAGATACTGTATATGAGGGTATTTACGGTGTCAATGTTGCTAAAGTAAAAGAGATAATCAAAATGCCAAATCTCACCGAACTACCAGGCACGCCCGATTATATTGAGGGGATTTTTGACCTTCGTGGCGTAGTTATTCCAGTTATTAGCCTTGCTAAATGGATGCAAATTGAAGAGCCTAAAGAGGCCTTTGTAAAACCTAGAGTTATTATTGCTGAGTTTAGTAATATATTTATTGGTTTTATTGTTCATGAAGCTAAAAGAATTAGACGTATAAACTGGAAAGATATTGAACCAGCAAATTTTGCTGGAAGTGCTGGAACTGGAACTTTAGACAGATCTAAAATCACAGGCGTAACAAGAATTGAAAATGATGATGTTTTACTTATTTTGGATTTAGAAAGTATTGTTGAAGAATTAGGAATATATCAGCCAAAAATGGAAGTTGAGGTAAATGAGATACATAAATTTAGTGGTGTAGCACTAATTTTAGATGATAGCCTTACAGCTAGACGTTTAGTTAGTGATGCACTAACAAAAATGGGTTTAAGAGTAGTAGAGGCAAAAGATGGCGTTGAAGGACTTGAGAAGCTAGAAGATCTTTACTCAATGTATAAAAATGACTTAGAACAAAATCTACGTGTTATTATCAGCGATGTTGAGATGCCTCAGATGGATGGATTTCACTTTGCAGCTAATGTAAAAGATGATAAGAGATTTGCTAATATTCCTATTATCTTTAACTCATCATTGAGTAATGAATTTAGTGAGCTTCATGGCAAGGATGCAGGCGGTGATGTGTTCTTAACTAAATTTAATGCTACAGAATTTTATGCCGCTGTTTCAAAAGTGATTGAATCACGCAAAAAATATATCAGTTAA
- a CDS encoding hybrid sensor histidine kinase/response regulator — protein sequence MDDMQEILEDFLVEAFELIEQIDHDLVELEANPEDLELLNRIFRVAHTVKGSSSFLNFDVLTKLTHHMEDVLNKARHGELKITPDIMDVVLESVDMMKALLRSIRERGNDVDAGVNISDICDRLTAINEGRDPNADHNISTQPQEEAQSKQDSHLEPQSAMDQEPEVDVNSLSEAEVEAEIERLLKVRKAEDQARRDKQKQNSEQSAVQTPESTPAPEPAPTPAVKPVPKKESKESNAPAHSSASAVEQTIRVEVKRLDNLMNLIGELVLGKNRLLKIYDDVEERYEGEKFLEELNQVVSALSLVTTDIQLAVMKTRMLPIAKVFNKFPRMVRDLSRELGKQIDLEISGEETELDKSIVEEIGDPLVHIIRNSCDHGVESPKERLAAGKPEKGIIQLKAYNEGNHIVVEIVDDGKGIDALAVKMKALERGLITEREVDSMTDKEAFSLIFKPGFSMAKQVTNVSGRGVGMDVVKTNIEKLNGIIDIDSEVGRGTIMKLKIPLTLAIIQSLLVGSQEEFYAIPLASVKETVRVPVDNIYTIEGKNVLRLRDEVLSLVRLGDLFGVKQVFESGDQTYVVVINVADSKLGIIVDSLIGQEEIVIKSLGNYLQNIRGIAGGTIRGDGKVTLIVDVGMIMDMAKEIKVDIRASMESSAQMSKKEKPSDYKVLIVDDSKMDRTIMQKSLEPIGVTVIEATNGIEALNIVKSGDHSIDAMLIDIEMPRMDGYTLAGEIRKYSKYRNLPLIAVTSRTSKSDRLRGVEVGMTEYITKPYSPEYLENVVRKNIKLV from the coding sequence ATGGATGATATGCAAGAGATACTAGAAGACTTTTTAGTCGAGGCATTTGAGCTTATTGAGCAAATTGACCATGATTTAGTCGAGTTAGAGGCTAATCCTGAGGATCTAGAATTATTAAATAGGATATTTCGTGTAGCTCATACAGTCAAAGGTAGCTCGTCATTTTTAAATTTTGATGTTTTAACAAAGCTTACTCACCATATGGAAGATGTGTTAAATAAAGCTCGCCACGGAGAGTTAAAGATAACTCCAGATATTATGGATGTAGTGTTAGAATCAGTTGATATGATGAAAGCGCTTTTAAGAAGCATTAGAGAGCGTGGAAATGATGTTGATGCGGGTGTGAATATATCTGATATATGCGATAGATTAACTGCTATTAATGAAGGCAGAGATCCAAATGCTGATCATAATATATCTACACAGCCACAAGAAGAGGCGCAATCTAAGCAAGATAGTCATTTAGAGCCACAATCAGCAATGGATCAAGAGCCAGAGGTGGATGTAAATAGTTTAAGCGAAGCTGAAGTAGAAGCTGAGATCGAAAGATTGCTTAAAGTTCGTAAAGCTGAAGATCAAGCTAGACGTGATAAGCAAAAACAAAATAGCGAACAATCAGCTGTGCAAACTCCTGAATCAACCCCAGCACCAGAACCAGCACCAACTCCAGCTGTTAAACCAGTGCCTAAAAAAGAGTCAAAAGAATCAAATGCTCCAGCTCATTCTAGCGCCTCAGCTGTAGAACAAACTATTAGGGTCGAGGTGAAGCGACTTGATAACTTGATGAATTTAATCGGTGAGCTAGTTCTTGGTAAAAATAGACTTCTTAAAATTTATGATGATGTAGAAGAGAGATATGAGGGTGAAAAATTCCTTGAGGAGTTAAACCAAGTAGTAAGTGCATTAAGTTTAGTAACAACTGATATCCAGTTAGCTGTTATGAAGACTAGAATGCTACCAATTGCTAAAGTATTTAACAAATTCCCAAGAATGGTGCGTGATTTAAGTCGTGAACTAGGTAAGCAAATTGATCTAGAAATAAGCGGTGAAGAGACAGAGCTAGATAAATCAATCGTAGAAGAGATTGGCGATCCGCTAGTTCATATCATTAGAAATTCATGTGACCATGGTGTTGAAAGTCCTAAAGAGAGATTAGCAGCTGGCAAACCTGAAAAAGGTATTATTCAACTAAAAGCTTATAATGAAGGCAATCATATCGTAGTTGAAATAGTAGATGATGGTAAGGGAATTGACGCTTTAGCTGTTAAGATGAAAGCATTAGAAAGAGGCTTAATCACAGAAAGAGAAGTTGATAGCATGACTGATAAAGAGGCATTTTCGCTTATATTTAAGCCTGGATTTTCTATGGCTAAGCAAGTTACAAATGTTAGCGGTCGTGGCGTGGGAATGGATGTTGTCAAGACAAATATCGAAAAGCTAAACGGTATTATAGATATAGATAGCGAAGTAGGTAGAGGCACGATAATGAAACTCAAAATTCCACTAACTTTAGCTATTATCCAATCATTGTTAGTAGGCTCTCAAGAGGAATTCTACGCTATACCACTAGCAAGCGTAAAAGAGACTGTTAGAGTTCCAGTAGATAATATTTACACTATTGAAGGTAAAAATGTCCTTAGACTTCGTGATGAAGTTCTTAGTCTTGTTAGACTTGGTGATCTGTTTGGAGTTAAGCAGGTATTTGAAAGTGGCGATCAAACCTATGTAGTTGTAATCAATGTAGCTGATAGTAAGCTTGGTATTATTGTAGATAGCTTGATTGGCCAGGAGGAGATTGTTATTAAATCACTTGGTAACTACTTGCAAAATATCCGTGGAATTGCTGGTGGTACAATTAGAGGCGATGGTAAGGTAACTCTAATTGTAGATGTAGGTATGATTATGGATATGGCTAAAGAGATTAAAGTAGATATCAGAGCCAGTATGGAATCAAGCGCACAAATGTCTAAAAAAGAAAAACCAAGCGATTATAAAGTCCTAATCGTAGATGACTCTAAGATGGATAGAACAATTATGCAAAAATCGCTTGAACCAATCGGCGTAACTGTGATTGAGGCAACAAATGGTATAGAAGCACTAAATATAGTAAAATCAGGCGATCACAGCATAGATGCGATGCTAATAGATATTGAAATGCCTAGAATGGATGGATATACCCTAGCAGGCGAGATTAGAAAATACTCTAAATATCGCAATCTGCCATTAATTGCCGTTACCAGTAGAACAAGCAAGAGCGACCGCTTAAGAGGCGTAGAAGTAGGTATGACTGAGTATATCACCAAACCATACTCACCAGAATACCTAGAAAATGTCGTAAGAAAAAATATAAAGCTAGTGTAA